One Serinicoccus chungangensis genomic window carries:
- a CDS encoding L-threonylcarbamoyladenylate synthase: MSGTAPLQDRLLDCVDEQQREDALERAAAVVREGKVVVLPTDTVYGVGADAFDVVAVAMVLAAKHRGREMPPPVLVPNPRTVDGLATDVPMYARILMRQFWPGPLTLVLRAQPSLQWDLGETNGTVALRMPDDEIALALLAEVGPLAVTSANVTGHPAATTAQEALDQLGGAVAAYLDGGPRTGGRPSTILDCTGEEPVVLRLGALSAQEIRGVLGTTRLHDSPEAAEASATTPAETVEGEPADGAEGESASLVGSVTPSGVAVPADAVRTIAAPRADESAPTP, encoded by the coding sequence ATGTCCGGCACCGCGCCGCTGCAGGACCGGTTGCTCGACTGCGTCGACGAGCAGCAGCGGGAGGACGCCCTGGAGCGCGCTGCCGCGGTCGTGCGCGAGGGCAAGGTGGTCGTCCTGCCGACCGACACGGTCTACGGCGTCGGCGCCGACGCCTTCGACGTCGTCGCCGTGGCGATGGTGCTGGCGGCCAAGCATCGTGGCCGGGAGATGCCTCCGCCGGTCCTCGTGCCGAACCCGCGGACGGTCGACGGGCTGGCGACCGACGTGCCGATGTACGCCCGCATCCTCATGCGGCAGTTCTGGCCCGGTCCGCTCACCCTCGTGCTGCGCGCCCAGCCGTCGCTGCAGTGGGACCTGGGGGAGACCAACGGGACCGTGGCGCTGCGCATGCCCGACGACGAGATCGCCCTGGCGCTGCTCGCCGAGGTCGGCCCGCTGGCGGTGACCAGCGCCAACGTCACCGGTCACCCCGCGGCCACCACCGCGCAGGAGGCCCTCGACCAGCTCGGCGGCGCGGTCGCCGCCTACCTCGACGGGGGTCCGCGGACCGGGGGCCGGCCCTCGACCATCCTGGACTGCACGGGGGAGGAGCCCGTCGTCCTGCGGCTCGGGGCGCTGTCGGCGCAGGAGATCCGTGGGGTGCTGGGCACGACCCGGCTCCACGACTCCCCGGAGGCGGCGGAGGCCTCGGCGACCACCCCGGCCGAGACGGTGGAGGGAGAGCCTGCGGACGGGGCGGAGGGTGAGTCGGCGAGCCTGGTCGGCTCGGTCACCCCGAGCGGGGTTGCCGTGCCGGCCGACGCCGTGCGCACCATCGCCGCGCCGCGGGCCGACGAGAGCGCACCCACCCCATAG
- the prmC gene encoding peptide chain release factor N(5)-glutamine methyltransferase codes for MSVDELVRAATGRLRQAGVASPEVDAELLLAHAMGLDAPQLRRARVMREQVPPEAHGAFLDLVVRRADRVPLQHLTGTAWFAGLELLVGPGVFVPRPETETLVRLALAALEPRPSPSVVDLCTGSGAIALALAHRRPDAHVGAVELSPDAHRYAQANLARTGLPVDLRLGPAQDSFDDRRGRVDVVVSNPPYIPPDAVPVDVEVRDHDPELALYGGGADGLLLPGLLAARAMVLLRPGGVLLMEHADVQSSAVVALLTGAGWSDVTDHDDLTGRPRVVTATRR; via the coding sequence GTGAGCGTCGACGAGCTCGTCCGCGCCGCCACCGGCCGGCTCCGGCAGGCGGGGGTCGCCAGCCCGGAGGTGGACGCCGAGCTGCTGCTGGCCCACGCGATGGGGCTGGACGCTCCGCAGCTGCGCCGGGCCCGGGTGATGCGTGAGCAGGTGCCCCCGGAGGCCCACGGCGCGTTCCTCGACCTCGTGGTGCGCCGCGCCGACCGGGTGCCGCTGCAGCACCTCACGGGGACCGCCTGGTTCGCCGGCCTCGAGCTGCTGGTGGGGCCCGGGGTGTTCGTGCCCCGCCCGGAGACCGAGACGCTCGTCCGCCTGGCGCTGGCGGCGCTGGAGCCGCGGCCCAGCCCCTCCGTCGTGGACCTGTGCACCGGCAGCGGGGCGATCGCGCTGGCGCTGGCCCACCGGCGTCCGGACGCCCACGTGGGCGCGGTCGAGCTGTCGCCGGACGCGCACCGCTACGCGCAGGCCAACCTCGCGCGCACCGGCCTCCCGGTCGACCTGCGGCTGGGTCCCGCGCAGGACTCCTTCGACGACCGGCGTGGTCGGGTGGACGTCGTGGTGAGCAACCCTCCCTACATCCCGCCCGACGCGGTGCCGGTGGACGTCGAGGTCCGCGACCACGACCCGGAGCTGGCGCTCTACGGCGGGGGAGCGGACGGGCTCCTGCTGCCGGGCCTGCTCGCCGCGCGGGCGATGGTCCTGCTGCGCCCGGGCGGGGTGCTGCTCATGGAGCACGCCGACGTCCAGTCCTCGGCGGTCGTCGCGCTGCTCACCGGTGCCGGGTGGTCGGACGTGACCGACCACGACGACCTCACCGGGCGCCCGCGGGTCGTCACCGCGACCCGTCGCTGA
- the glyA gene encoding serine hydroxymethyltransferase, which yields MTTRVTPDSYYGPSFGALLEQDPQVAELLVSELDRQRAGIQLIASENQTSPAVLAALGSTLSNKYAEGYPDARYYGGCSEVDKVEKLAIERAKELFGADHANVQAHSGASANQAVYGAFASPGDTILAMSLDHGGHLTHGFKVSFSGKWFNAVHYGVAEDTEHIDYDQVEALAKEHRPKIILAGGSAIPRLIDFARFRAIADEVGAIFWVDAAHFIGLVAGKAIPSPVPHADVVSFTTHKVLRGPRGGAIVCTEEHAKKIDRAVFPMMQGGPLMHGVAAKAVNFAECMTPAYQDYAQRVLTNASALAGALDERGIRPVTGGTDTHLSLHDLRGVGVTGVDAEARCDAAGIVLNKNAIPFDPEKPNVASGIRVGSPSVTTQGMGPEQMAVVADLIHRAVTETDGSPDHPVAREVREAAGELLTAYPAYPEPTAG from the coding sequence ATGACGACGCGCGTGACCCCGGACTCCTACTACGGCCCGTCCTTCGGCGCCCTGCTCGAGCAGGACCCCCAGGTGGCCGAGCTCCTCGTCTCCGAGCTGGACCGGCAGCGGGCCGGGATCCAGCTCATCGCCAGCGAGAACCAGACGAGCCCGGCGGTGCTGGCTGCGCTGGGGTCGACGTTGTCCAACAAGTATGCCGAGGGCTACCCGGACGCCCGCTACTACGGCGGCTGCTCCGAGGTCGACAAGGTCGAGAAGCTCGCGATCGAGCGGGCCAAGGAGCTCTTCGGGGCCGACCACGCCAACGTCCAGGCCCACTCGGGGGCCAGCGCCAACCAGGCCGTCTACGGCGCCTTCGCCTCGCCCGGCGACACCATCCTCGCGATGTCGCTGGACCACGGCGGTCACCTCACCCACGGCTTCAAGGTGAGCTTCTCCGGCAAGTGGTTCAACGCCGTGCACTACGGCGTCGCCGAGGACACCGAGCACATCGACTACGACCAGGTCGAGGCGCTCGCGAAGGAGCACCGGCCCAAGATCATCCTGGCCGGCGGATCGGCCATCCCCCGCCTCATCGACTTCGCGCGCTTCCGCGCCATCGCCGACGAGGTCGGCGCGATCTTCTGGGTCGACGCCGCCCACTTCATCGGCCTGGTGGCCGGGAAGGCCATCCCGTCCCCGGTCCCGCACGCCGACGTCGTGTCCTTCACCACCCACAAGGTGCTGCGCGGCCCCCGCGGCGGCGCGATCGTCTGCACCGAGGAGCACGCCAAGAAGATCGACCGCGCGGTGTTCCCCATGATGCAGGGCGGTCCGCTCATGCACGGTGTCGCGGCCAAGGCCGTCAACTTCGCCGAGTGCATGACCCCGGCCTACCAGGACTACGCGCAGCGGGTGCTGACCAACGCCTCCGCGCTCGCGGGCGCGCTCGACGAGCGGGGCATCCGCCCGGTCACCGGGGGCACCGACACCCACCTGTCGCTGCACGACCTGCGCGGCGTGGGGGTGACCGGGGTGGACGCCGAGGCGCGCTGCGACGCCGCGGGGATCGTCCTCAACAAGAACGCCATCCCCTTCGACCCGGAGAAGCCCAACGTGGCCTCGGGCATCCGCGTGGGCAGCCCGTCGGTGACGACGCAGGGGATGGGACCCGAGCAGATGGCGGTCGTCGCCGACCTCATCCACCGGGCGGTCACCGAGACCGACGGCAGCCCGGACCACCCGGTCGCCCGCGAGGTCCGCGAGGCCGCCGGCGAGCTGCTCACCGCATACCCCGCCTACCCCGAGCCCACGGCCGGCTGA
- the prfA gene encoding peptide chain release factor 1 — MFDSARPLLEEHADIERRLADPSVHGDPAALRRLNTRYAALTATVTAYRSWEAARGDLEAARELAAEDEGFAQELPALEAAEQDAAERLRRQLVPRDPDDDRDVILEVKAGEGGEESALFAGDLLRMYLRYAERRGWRTELLDATPSDLGGYKEARVSVTAPGTPAPGEAPWARLKYEGGVHRVQRVPVTESQGRVHTSAAGVLVMPDLEDPAEVELDPNDLKVDVFRSSGPGGQSVNTTDSAVRITHLPTGLVVSCQNEKSQLQNKESALRVLRARLHQIAVEEAEQAASAVRRSQIRTVDRSERIRTYNFGENRIADHRTGFKAYNLDQVLDGDLDPVVRSAVEADEAARLAAAGEQ, encoded by the coding sequence GTGTTCGACTCCGCCCGGCCGCTGCTCGAGGAGCACGCCGACATCGAGCGCCGGCTCGCCGACCCGTCGGTGCACGGCGACCCGGCGGCCCTGCGCCGCCTCAACACCCGGTATGCCGCGCTCACGGCGACCGTGACGGCCTACCGGTCCTGGGAGGCCGCGAGGGGGGACCTGGAGGCCGCGCGCGAGCTCGCCGCGGAGGACGAGGGCTTCGCCCAGGAGCTCCCCGCCCTCGAGGCCGCCGAGCAGGACGCCGCCGAGCGGCTGCGCCGTCAGCTGGTGCCACGCGACCCCGACGACGACCGGGACGTCATCCTCGAGGTCAAGGCCGGTGAGGGGGGAGAGGAGTCGGCCCTCTTCGCCGGTGACCTCCTGCGGATGTACCTCCGCTACGCCGAGCGCCGCGGGTGGCGCACCGAGCTCCTGGACGCCACCCCGTCCGACCTCGGGGGCTACAAGGAGGCCCGGGTCTCGGTGACCGCCCCCGGGACGCCCGCGCCGGGAGAGGCGCCGTGGGCGCGGCTGAAGTACGAGGGCGGCGTCCACCGCGTGCAGCGGGTCCCCGTGACCGAGAGCCAGGGGCGGGTGCACACCTCCGCCGCCGGGGTGCTGGTCATGCCGGACCTCGAGGACCCCGCCGAGGTCGAGCTGGACCCGAACGACCTCAAGGTCGACGTCTTCCGCTCCTCGGGGCCGGGGGGTCAGTCGGTCAACACCACCGACTCGGCCGTACGCATCACGCACCTGCCGACCGGCCTGGTGGTCTCCTGCCAGAACGAGAAGAGCCAGCTCCAGAACAAGGAGTCCGCGCTGCGCGTGCTGCGCGCCCGCCTGCACCAGATCGCGGTCGAGGAGGCGGAGCAGGCGGCGAGCGCGGTCCGGCGCAGCCAGATCCGCACGGTGGACCGCAGCGAGCGGATCCGCACCTACAACTTCGGTGAGAACCGCATCGCCGACCACCGCACCGGTTTCAAGGCCTACAACCTGGACCAGGTCCTGGACGGCGACCTCGACCCGGTCGTGCGGTCCGCGGTCGAGGCCGACGAGGCCGCCCGGCTGGCGGCGGCGGGGGAGCAGTGA
- a CDS encoding F0F1 ATP synthase subunit B, whose product MGAGEGAIPILPYMPELIFGLIVFGIFYFFVKRKIVPNLEKAYADRTSAIEGGMERAEKAEAEAAAAKKKYEDQLGEARAEAAQIRERAKEQGAQIIAEMREQAQVEANRITETAHKQVEAERQQAFVQLRSEVGEISTALASKIVGESLEDEARQRGIVDRFLADLDSGAIAPDRLGARDEVR is encoded by the coding sequence ATCGGGGCCGGTGAGGGAGCCATCCCGATCCTGCCCTACATGCCGGAGCTCATCTTCGGGCTGATCGTCTTCGGCATCTTCTACTTCTTCGTCAAGCGCAAGATCGTCCCCAACCTCGAGAAGGCCTACGCCGACCGCACGTCGGCCATCGAGGGCGGGATGGAGCGTGCCGAGAAGGCCGAGGCCGAGGCAGCCGCCGCGAAGAAGAAGTACGAGGACCAGCTCGGCGAGGCGCGGGCCGAGGCCGCCCAGATCCGCGAGCGGGCCAAGGAGCAGGGCGCGCAGATCATCGCCGAGATGCGCGAGCAGGCCCAGGTCGAGGCCAACCGGATCACCGAGACCGCGCACAAGCAGGTGGAGGCCGAGCGTCAGCAGGCCTTCGTCCAGCTGCGCAGCGAGGTCGGCGAGATCTCCACCGCCCTGGCCAGCAAGATCGTCGGCGAGTCCCTCGAGGACGAGGCCCGCCAGCGCGGGATCGTCGACCGGTTCCTCGCCGACCTGGACTCCGGTGCCATCGCCCCCGACAGGCTCGGCGCCCGCGACGAGGTCCGCTGA
- the atpB gene encoding F0F1 ATP synthase subunit A — protein sequence MTAAGLVLPTAGEGSHFPPTPGDFWQPLFAIPGTEYYFTRPMLLMAIATGLLMVALLVTTRRAAIVPGKGQWLTEQVYNFARNGIARDMIGSKDFMPFVPFLFSLFVFILLNNLFGIIPPFQNPTMARIGFPIGLTLIVYVVYHWVGLRKAGGVGRYIGGMLPAGLPGWIKPFILFLELITFFITRPLTLALRLFGNMFAGHMLLVVFIVGGWYLFKTFEPGLMLVALPAWILGALLTVFEALIQFLQAYVFTLLAASYIGGALADEH from the coding sequence ATGACGGCCGCTGGCCTCGTCCTGCCGACGGCTGGTGAGGGGAGCCACTTCCCGCCCACCCCCGGCGACTTCTGGCAGCCGCTCTTCGCGATCCCCGGGACCGAGTACTACTTCACCCGGCCCATGCTGCTCATGGCCATCGCGACGGGGCTGCTCATGGTGGCGCTGCTCGTCACGACGCGCCGGGCCGCGATCGTCCCGGGCAAGGGGCAGTGGCTGACCGAGCAGGTCTACAACTTCGCCCGCAACGGCATCGCCCGCGACATGATCGGCAGCAAGGACTTCATGCCCTTCGTGCCGTTCCTGTTCTCGCTGTTCGTCTTCATCCTGCTCAACAACCTGTTCGGCATCATCCCGCCGTTCCAGAACCCGACGATGGCGCGGATCGGCTTCCCCATCGGCCTCACGCTCATCGTCTACGTCGTCTACCACTGGGTGGGGCTGCGCAAGGCCGGCGGGGTCGGTCGCTACATCGGCGGCATGCTGCCGGCGGGGCTGCCGGGGTGGATCAAGCCGTTCATCCTCTTCCTCGAGCTCATCACCTTCTTCATCACCCGGCCGCTGACCCTGGCGCTGCGGCTCTTCGGCAACATGTTCGCCGGCCACATGCTCCTCGTGGTCTTCATCGTCGGCGGCTGGTACCTCTTCAAGACCTTCGAGCCGGGCCTCATGCTCGTGGCCCTGCCCGCCTGGATCCTGGGTGCCCTGCTCACGGTCTTCGAGGCGCTGATCCAGTTCCTGCAGGCCTACGTCTTCACCCTCCTCGCCGCGTCCTACATCGGCGGGGCCCTGGCGGACGAGCACTGA
- a CDS encoding glycosyltransferase family 4 protein, giving the protein MREFLMVLLTAAVVTYLATPLVRRLALRVGAITAVRDRDVHSVPIPRLGGVAMLAGFAAAVLLGSQLPYHGQLFDATPRLFGVLAAAVLITALGAVDDVRELDWMTKLAGQILAGGIMAFYGVRLLSLPILGVTYLPEPVMVTLTILVVVISTNAVNFIDGLDGLAAGVVLIAAGAFFSWTYLVSRGFDPPNVFSEATFISAAIVGVCLGFLPHNFHPARLFMGDAGALLLGLLLAAATISMTGSVDPSSSVASASAVTAILLPVVIPLAILALPFLDMVLAILRRTRAGQLPWKPDRGHLHHRLLDIGHSHRRAVVLLYLWSLLIAAGSVSFAYLPAWVSLTGIAGLLALAVALTLRSAPDLAGGRR; this is encoded by the coding sequence GTGCGCGAGTTCCTCATGGTGCTGCTGACCGCAGCGGTCGTGACCTATCTCGCGACCCCCCTGGTCCGGCGCCTCGCGCTCCGGGTGGGCGCCATCACGGCGGTGCGGGACCGCGACGTGCACTCCGTGCCGATCCCGCGGCTGGGCGGGGTGGCCATGCTCGCGGGCTTCGCCGCGGCGGTCCTCCTGGGCTCGCAGCTGCCCTACCACGGCCAGCTCTTCGACGCGACGCCCCGCCTGTTCGGCGTCCTGGCCGCCGCGGTCCTCATCACCGCGCTCGGTGCCGTCGACGACGTCCGGGAGCTGGACTGGATGACCAAGCTGGCCGGTCAGATCCTGGCCGGCGGGATCATGGCGTTCTACGGCGTCCGGCTGCTGTCGCTGCCCATCCTCGGGGTGACCTACCTGCCCGAGCCGGTCATGGTGACGCTCACCATCCTCGTCGTCGTCATCTCGACCAACGCGGTCAACTTCATCGACGGCCTGGACGGCCTGGCGGCCGGGGTGGTCCTCATCGCCGCCGGCGCGTTCTTCAGCTGGACCTACCTGGTGAGCCGCGGCTTCGACCCGCCCAACGTCTTCTCCGAGGCGACCTTCATCAGCGCCGCGATCGTCGGCGTGTGCCTGGGCTTCCTGCCGCACAACTTCCACCCCGCGCGGTTGTTCATGGGGGACGCGGGGGCGCTGCTGCTGGGGCTGCTGCTCGCCGCCGCGACCATCTCCATGACCGGGTCGGTGGACCCGAGCTCCTCGGTGGCCAGCGCCTCGGCGGTCACCGCCATCCTGCTGCCCGTGGTCATCCCCCTGGCCATCCTGGCGCTGCCGTTCCTGGACATGGTCCTCGCCATCCTGCGCCGCACCCGGGCGGGGCAGCTGCCCTGGAAGCCGGACCGGGGCCACCTGCACCACCGGCTGCTCGACATCGGGCACAGCCACCGCCGGGCCGTCGTCCTGCTCTACCTGTGGTCGCTGCTCATCGCCGCCGGGAGCGTGTCCTTCGCCTACCTCCCGGCCTGGGTCTCCCTCACCGGCATCGCCGGGCTGCTGGCCCTGGCCGTGGCGCTCACCCTGCGCTCCGCGCCCGACCTCGCCGGCGGGCGGCGGTAG
- a CDS encoding ATP synthase F0 subunit C has protein sequence MSGDITLLGYGVSTIGPAIAVGLIFAAYINGVARQPEAQGKLQPIAILGFALAEALAIFGLVLFFIAFFVG, from the coding sequence GTGTCTGGTGACATCACCCTCCTCGGCTACGGCGTGTCGACCATCGGCCCGGCGATCGCCGTGGGTCTGATCTTCGCGGCCTACATCAACGGCGTCGCCCGCCAGCCCGAGGCGCAGGGCAAGCTGCAGCCGATCGCCATCCTCGGCTTCGCGCTGGCGGAGGCCCTCGCCATCTTCGGCCTGGTGCTCTTCTTCATCGCGTTCTTCGTCGGCTGA